One genomic region from Thermoplasmata archaeon encodes:
- a CDS encoding ABC transporter permease subunit — protein MNKRILFYVIFVILLAFFFSLFSINEDATVLLYALYSFGRMLAAYILSFAFSVVYGFYAARSKRNERIMIPILDILQSVPILGFFPVVMFALIAFLPTAVGVELASIFLIFTSQAWNMAFGVYESIITIPQQISDSAKSFNLRRGQLFRVLYFPAMIPKLVYNSIMSWAGGWYFLFAAEIISLGNVSYTLPGLGSFMWEEVSSNHIYLGLLALGTLVIIIISMDIFIWRPLTITSTKYKYEEVEDTQTYQKFYFLKFLSYLPRVKIITDYVKNAFNKILRFRIRKIGMKFKYMKWAWIFLLLFIIAAIIFGFVANFNQFLADLAKIKIDQMTVIPLAIVLSSMRMAVAYAISLAWILPVSYYMISHKKANQILTPIFEVLASIPATALFPFIVVIFLKFPGGLNLISIFLIMTGMQWYILFNVLGGMSNFPADLTEVSKSFKFKRWLYLKKVFLPGIYPSIITGSITGWGGGWNALIISEYIAINGVVYSVIGLGSLIDIATYHNTNIMLNLVYLFFMIITVLSFNRLLWKQLYKRVEKYKIE, from the coding sequence ATGAACAAAAGGATCTTGTTCTATGTGATTTTCGTGATCCTGCTGGCTTTTTTCTTTTCTCTATTTTCGATAAATGAGGATGCTACAGTGCTGCTTTATGCACTTTATTCATTTGGCAGGATGCTTGCAGCATATATCCTATCGTTTGCCTTCTCTGTGGTATACGGTTTTTATGCTGCCAGAAGCAAGAGAAATGAGAGAATAATGATCCCTATTCTAGACATTCTTCAATCTGTCCCTATATTAGGATTTTTTCCTGTTGTAATGTTTGCCTTGATCGCTTTTCTTCCCACTGCCGTTGGCGTAGAGTTAGCTTCTATATTCCTGATATTCACAAGTCAGGCATGGAACATGGCGTTTGGGGTGTATGAATCAATTATAACAATACCGCAGCAGATATCAGATTCTGCAAAATCATTTAATCTCAGGAGAGGACAATTGTTCAGGGTCTTATACTTTCCAGCAATGATTCCTAAACTCGTTTACAATAGCATCATGTCATGGGCTGGCGGCTGGTATTTCCTGTTTGCTGCTGAGATCATATCCCTTGGAAATGTTAGTTATACATTACCTGGATTGGGCAGCTTTATGTGGGAAGAGGTATCTTCAAACCACATATATCTTGGATTACTGGCACTTGGAACGCTTGTTATTATTATAATTTCCATGGACATATTTATATGGAGACCTCTCACAATAACTTCTACAAAGTATAAATATGAAGAAGTAGAAGATACACAGACCTATCAAAAATTTTATTTTTTGAAATTTCTGTCCTATCTACCAAGAGTAAAAATCATCACAGATTATGTTAAGAATGCATTTAATAAAATATTAAGATTTAGAATAAGAAAGATTGGCATGAAATTCAAGTACATGAAATGGGCCTGGATCTTTCTTTTACTGTTTATAATTGCAGCGATAATTTTTGGTTTTGTAGCAAATTTCAACCAGTTTTTAGCAGATCTGGCAAAGATAAAGATAGACCAGATGACTGTTATACCGCTGGCAATAGTACTTTCATCGATGAGAATGGCCGTAGCATATGCGATCTCTCTAGCATGGATTCTGCCAGTATCATATTATATGATCTCGCACAAAAAAGCAAATCAGATCTTGACACCCATATTTGAAGTTTTAGCATCTATTCCTGCAACGGCTCTTTTCCCGTTTATTGTAGTCATATTCTTGAAATTTCCAGGGGGTTTGAATCTGATCTCTATTTTTTTAATCATGACCGGTATGCAGTGGTACATACTTTTTAATGTGCTTGGGGGAATGAGCAATTTCCCTGCTGACTTAACTGAGGTTTCTAAAAGCTTTAAATTTAAAAGGTGGCTCTATCTCAAAAAAGTATTTTTACCCGGCATATACCCGTCCATCATAACAGGCAGCATTACTGGCTGGGGCGGAGGTTGGAATGCTTTAATAATATCTGAATACATTGCTATTAACGGAGTTGTATACAGTGTAATTGGCCTTGGTTCGCTTATAGATATTGCCACATACCACAACACAAACATCATGTTAAATCTAGTATATCTGTTCTTTATGATTATAACCGTCCTTTCATTCAATAGATTACTATGGAAACAGCTATATAAAAGAGTGGAAAAATATAAGATAGAGTAA